One part of the Azospirillum sp. B510 genome encodes these proteins:
- the paaG gene encoding 2-(1,2-epoxy-1,2-dihydrophenyl)acetyl-CoA isomerase PaaG, producing the protein MTTEKTILLDIADGVATITLNRPDRLNSFTTAMHEELRAALAVVRADSSVRCLLLTGAGRGFCAGQDLSDRAVAPGQEAPDLGASIETNYNPLVRCLRELPMPVVCAVNGVAAGAGANLALACDIVLAARSASFIQAFCKIGLIPDSGGTWTLPRLVGHARAMGLAMLGDKIPAERAEAWGMIWKAVDDDKLAEEAGALARQLATQPTHGLALIKRALNVSLDNDLDSQLDLERDLQREAGRSRDYLEGVAAFVAKRPPTFEGR; encoded by the coding sequence ATGACCACGGAAAAGACCATCCTGCTCGACATCGCCGATGGCGTCGCCACCATCACGCTGAACCGGCCGGACCGGCTGAACAGCTTCACCACGGCGATGCATGAGGAGCTGCGCGCGGCGCTGGCCGTCGTGCGCGCGGACAGCTCCGTCCGCTGCCTGCTTCTGACCGGCGCCGGGCGCGGCTTCTGCGCCGGGCAGGATCTGTCCGACCGCGCGGTCGCACCGGGACAGGAGGCGCCGGACCTCGGCGCCTCGATCGAGACCAACTACAACCCGCTGGTCCGTTGCTTGCGCGAGCTGCCGATGCCGGTGGTCTGTGCGGTGAACGGCGTCGCCGCCGGGGCCGGCGCCAACCTCGCGCTGGCCTGCGACATCGTGCTGGCGGCGCGCTCGGCCAGCTTCATCCAGGCCTTCTGCAAGATCGGGCTGATCCCCGACAGCGGCGGCACCTGGACCCTGCCGCGCCTGGTCGGCCATGCCCGCGCCATGGGCCTCGCCATGCTGGGCGACAAGATCCCGGCCGAGCGGGCGGAGGCTTGGGGCATGATCTGGAAGGCGGTCGACGACGACAAGCTGGCGGAAGAGGCCGGCGCGCTCGCCCGCCAGCTCGCCACCCAGCCGACGCATGGCCTCGCGCTGATCAAGCGGGCGCTGAACGTCTCGCTGGACAATGATCTGGACAGCCAGCTCGACCTCGAACGCGATCTCCAGCGCGAGGCCGGCCGCAGCCGGGACTACCTCGAGGGTGTGGCCGCCTTCGTCGCCAAGCGCCCCCCGACATTCGAGGGGCGGTGA